A single window of Methanothermobacter marburgensis str. Marburg DNA harbors:
- a CDS encoding adenylosuccinate synthetase: protein MTCTVLVGGGWGDEGKGKCITYLCYNDRPSIIARAGVGPNAGHSVEFRGDKYGLRLTPSGFFHEDARLLIGAGVLVDPEVFLHEMEYLSKYSVAERTGVDYRCAIIEKKHKEQDQSSSYLSKKIGSTGTGCGPANADRVMRTAKLARDVSELEDFLTDVPMEVNEALDEGEDVFVEGSQGFGLSLYYGTYPYVTSKDTTASTAAADVGIGPTRVDEVIAVFKSYITRVGEGPFPTEISQEEAEELGLEEYGTVTGRRRRIGLFDMEMARESCMINGATQIAVTCVDRLYPQCERVREYSDLSAEVKRFIEEIESETGVPVTIISTGPSLEDTIDLRDELL from the coding sequence ATGACGTGCACCGTTTTAGTTGGAGGAGGATGGGGTGACGAAGGTAAAGGTAAATGCATAACCTATCTATGTTACAATGACAGGCCATCAATAATAGCAAGGGCAGGGGTGGGACCCAACGCGGGCCATTCAGTTGAATTCAGGGGTGATAAGTACGGACTCCGCCTCACACCCTCAGGCTTCTTCCATGAGGATGCAAGGCTCCTCATAGGTGCCGGGGTTCTGGTTGACCCTGAGGTCTTCCTCCATGAAATGGAGTATCTCTCAAAGTACAGTGTAGCAGAGAGGACAGGTGTCGACTACAGGTGCGCCATAATAGAGAAGAAGCACAAGGAACAGGACCAGTCATCCAGTTACCTCTCCAAGAAGATAGGGAGCACGGGTACAGGATGCGGACCCGCCAACGCAGACCGCGTCATGAGGACAGCGAAACTTGCACGTGATGTGAGTGAACTGGAGGATTTCCTTACAGACGTCCCCATGGAGGTCAACGAGGCCCTGGATGAGGGGGAGGACGTCTTTGTGGAGGGATCCCAGGGATTCGGTCTTTCACTCTACTACGGCACATATCCCTATGTTACAAGCAAGGACACCACCGCAAGCACAGCTGCGGCTGATGTGGGTATTGGACCCACAAGGGTTGATGAGGTCATAGCGGTCTTCAAATCATACATCACAAGGGTTGGTGAGGGCCCCTTCCCTACCGAGATCAGCCAGGAGGAGGCAGAGGAGCTCGGTCTTGAGGAGTACGGGACGGTCACCGGCAGAAGAAGGAGGATTGGCCTGTTTGATATGGAGATGGCCAGGGAGTCCTGCATGATCAACGGTGCCACACAGATCGCTGTTACCTGTGTCGACAGACTCTACCCTCAATGTGAACGTGTCAGGGAGTACTCTGACCTCTCAGCCGAAGTGAAACGTTTCATAGAGGAAATAGAATCCGAAACCGGTGTTCCGGTCACCATAATATCCACGGGTCCATCCCTTGAGGATACCATTGACCTCAGGGATGAGCTGCTCTAA
- a CDS encoding ATP-binding protein has protein sequence MDYYHDKKMQELFELLKQPKTLDEIDLSVNFIKNLLLKIIATYGSIQVNRIHEITGLHVDILEECLKEMEKDELCAPTGGGFLFPSVTYTIKKQGRKQADKLLRENPYMGMAPVSYDRYFEIMGRQLEGRFPIRIPQEVIDKAFSDVVGNESAKKTLIEGAIGGKGLFIYGPPGTGKTFITSKMSDLLPPLVIPRYVEFSEQVIQFYDPDFHRACPEQPEDPRWVKIYAPFVFTGSELTSEKLETRFDPNKGVYETSPIIKANGGVLLIDDLGRQKEDHNALLNRLIVPLENKKDMIYVKGSPIIVHTHFIPAFSTNLDITIMDEAHLRRAPLHVHLEKPSVDEIVEVFKRNLESMGEEYDPEVLERFAKVYRPMTEGGEGLQPTFAHARDIAQIAQAVRIRKGEDRLTLETMEEALQQHVLIALQRRFTPMLFERIIRKKV, from the coding sequence ATGGATTACTACCATGATAAAAAAATGCAGGAACTCTTTGAGCTGCTCAAACAGCCAAAGACACTGGATGAGATAGACCTCTCAGTTAACTTCATAAAAAACCTCCTTCTGAAGATCATAGCAACCTATGGTAGCATACAGGTTAACAGGATACATGAGATAACAGGTCTACATGTGGACATACTTGAGGAGTGCCTCAAGGAGATGGAGAAGGATGAACTCTGCGCCCCCACAGGTGGGGGCTTCCTCTTTCCCAGTGTAACCTACACCATCAAGAAACAGGGGAGGAAACAGGCAGATAAACTCCTCAGGGAGAACCCGTACATGGGGATGGCACCTGTAAGCTATGACCGCTACTTTGAAATCATGGGCAGGCAGCTTGAGGGAAGATTCCCGATAAGGATCCCCCAGGAGGTCATAGATAAGGCCTTCAGTGACGTGGTGGGAAATGAAAGCGCAAAGAAGACACTCATCGAGGGCGCGATAGGTGGTAAGGGATTATTCATCTACGGGCCACCTGGTACAGGTAAAACCTTCATAACAAGCAAGATGTCAGACCTTCTACCTCCACTGGTCATACCACGGTATGTGGAGTTCAGTGAACAGGTCATACAGTTCTATGACCCTGACTTCCATCGTGCATGCCCTGAACAGCCAGAGGACCCAAGGTGGGTTAAGATATACGCCCCCTTTGTCTTCACAGGGTCCGAACTTACAAGTGAGAAACTTGAAACCAGATTTGACCCCAACAAGGGTGTCTATGAGACATCCCCCATAATAAAGGCCAATGGTGGGGTGCTACTCATCGACGACCTTGGAAGGCAGAAGGAGGACCACAACGCCCTCCTGAACCGCCTCATCGTCCCACTGGAGAACAAGAAGGACATGATCTACGTTAAGGGGTCACCGATAATCGTCCACACACACTTCATACCCGCCTTCTCAACCAACCTTGACATAACAATAATGGACGAGGCCCACCTCAGGAGGGCGCCGCTGCATGTGCACCTTGAAAAACCCAGTGTGGATGAGATAGTGGAGGTCTTCAAGCGCAATCTTGAATCAATGGGGGAGGAATACGACCCTGAGGTCCTTGAAAGGTTTGCAAAGGTCTACAGGCCGATGACCGAGGGAGGCGAGGGCCTCCAGCCAACCTTTGCCCATGCAAGGGATATAGCCCAGATAGCCCAGGCCGTGAGGATAAGGAAGGGTGAGGACAGATTGACCCTTGAAACCATGGAGGAGGCCCTCCAGCAGCATGTCCTTATAGCACTCCAGAGGAGATTCACCCCCATGCTCTTTGAGAGGATAATAAGAAAGAAGGTATGA
- a CDS encoding zinc ribbon domain-containing protein, translated as MKVICENCGKENPENRKFCSECGKRIKKKTSMGRGIEAPYPGKCGMKPVNYTASGALSDPCSYRSGLTASEFIFILLFSPPAGLIGFLVWYGKKPRRARQSLTIALVMFLFFMIIFLF; from the coding sequence ATGAAAGTCATATGTGAAAACTGCGGGAAAGAGAACCCTGAAAACCGCAAATTCTGTTCAGAATGTGGAAAACGCATTAAAAAGAAAACTTCCATGGGCCGTGGAATAGAAGCCCCCTACCCCGGAAAATGTGGCATGAAACCAGTTAATTACACCGCATCAGGGGCCCTTAGTGACCCCTGCAGCTATAGGAGTGGTCTCACAGCCAGTGAGTTCATATTTATACTTCTATTCTCACCACCAGCCGGCCTAATAGGATTCCTTGTATGGTACGGTAAAAAGCCAAGGAGGGCACGGCAATCCCTCACCATCGCCCTGGTGATGTTCCTTTTTTTCATGATCATATTCCTGTTCTAA
- a CDS encoding methylated-DNA--[protein]-cysteine S-methyltransferase — protein MLRHSLACIGLKCAGGRVQRVFFIRGRDVGVNVSPTDSGCESISGVLDSLNRFLDGEDVPFDPAVLDFRVCTGYQRGVLRVVMGIPRGSTMTYAEVAGAAGGGPRSVAGALARNPFPLIIPCHRVIRSDGKPGGYQGGVDLKVRLLEMEGAHFKI, from the coding sequence ATGCTGAGACATTCTCTGGCGTGTATCGGCCTTAAATGTGCAGGTGGTAGGGTTCAGCGTGTTTTCTTTATCAGAGGTAGGGATGTTGGTGTTAATGTATCCCCCACAGATTCTGGATGTGAGTCCATCTCCGGGGTACTTGATTCGCTGAACAGATTTCTTGATGGTGAGGATGTCCCCTTTGATCCAGCGGTACTTGATTTCAGGGTATGCACCGGCTATCAGAGGGGGGTTCTTCGGGTGGTCATGGGTATCCCCCGTGGGTCCACCATGACCTATGCTGAGGTTGCGGGGGCTGCTGGAGGGGGGCCCAGGAGCGTGGCGGGGGCACTCGCCAGGAACCCCTTTCCCCTTATCATCCCATGCCACCGTGTCATAAGAAGTGATGGAAAACCCGGGGGTTACCAGGGCGGTGTTGATCTTAAGGTGCGGCTTCTTGAAATGGAGGGGGCCCATTTTAAAATTTGA
- a CDS encoding sensor histidine kinase, whose amino-acid sequence MDRNLKIFLIAVITLSFISQFLSFKNDLVSLINIITNLAAFLGLLYASIYAKKVYPHLYLTLILLSAGQFFSFVGDLTWFILESILLQSPFPSVADVFYLLYYPLFAAGIFTVPVRRYSDVKSLIDLLIILVASASAAWVFLVKPTVLAGGNPMYVLVAVLYIVGDLLILFMIMDLIINKMGNFRSRTIYIFLASIALLLTADISFTYQTITGIYAKGTFQDLFWAFSYIILLVAVNEFFNEDWNMPTYLTRKSSVVTYIPYAFLVLFYILTAYSLIETDAKNSPELLLSLGIIIVLFVVRQHLSMRENTILLNEVDNERERAENYLEVAGSLIMVLDENSRVKLINSRGLEILECKRGDVEGKNWFMVFVPPEDRNWREGLYKKKISSGEGGYYLTGNIITCKGNRKTVAWHVRFLRENGEFMGSIISGEDITEVERTRKALEMSEKRYREIFELAPSPIISLEDDLTIRDCNNRTESVLGYRKDDLEGRDLRELIHPEDSGEDVEGIRRLIKADGDVIYGNLKLTHAGDELILIVEDQTDTIRSLREKELLLREIHHRVKNNLQIISSLLSIQERKLESEELSRLLRESRDRIRSIALVHEHLYRSTDLTTIRISDYLLNLISKISQGQVEKGSLRIRTDIDDIEFNLETSLPIGLIVNELVSNSLKHSGAENITVALKGVDGMFELVVSDDGVGVESPDALEKAGSMGWHLVNALANQLDAEMKVEAKKGLTVTLRFRELGYIKRY is encoded by the coding sequence ATGGACAGAAATCTCAAGATATTCCTCATAGCAGTAATAACCCTCTCATTCATATCCCAGTTTTTAAGCTTCAAAAATGACCTTGTATCCCTTATAAATATCATAACAAACCTTGCCGCATTCCTGGGACTTCTATACGCCAGCATATACGCAAAAAAGGTCTACCCTCACCTCTACCTTACCCTGATACTCTTATCCGCTGGACAGTTCTTTTCATTCGTTGGTGACCTTACCTGGTTCATACTTGAAAGCATACTACTACAGAGCCCCTTTCCCTCAGTTGCTGATGTGTTTTACCTCCTCTACTACCCCCTATTCGCTGCGGGAATATTCACTGTACCTGTAAGAAGGTACTCCGACGTTAAATCACTCATCGATCTCCTCATAATCCTTGTGGCATCTGCATCAGCAGCCTGGGTTTTCCTTGTGAAGCCAACGGTACTTGCAGGGGGAAATCCAATGTATGTACTTGTAGCTGTCCTCTACATAGTGGGGGACCTGCTTATACTCTTCATGATAATGGATCTCATAATAAACAAGATGGGCAACTTCAGGTCAAGAACCATCTACATCTTCCTTGCAAGCATAGCGCTGCTACTCACAGCAGACATTTCATTCACCTATCAGACCATAACCGGAATCTATGCTAAGGGCACATTCCAGGACCTCTTCTGGGCATTCAGTTACATTATCCTCCTTGTTGCGGTTAATGAATTCTTCAATGAGGACTGGAACATGCCCACATACCTCACAAGAAAGAGTTCAGTTGTTACATATATACCTTATGCATTCCTGGTCCTCTTCTACATTTTAACAGCCTACAGCCTAATTGAGACGGATGCTAAAAATTCACCTGAACTTCTATTATCCCTTGGAATCATAATAGTCCTCTTTGTTGTAAGACAGCATCTCTCAATGAGGGAGAATACCATCCTGCTCAATGAGGTTGATAATGAAAGAGAAAGGGCCGAGAACTACCTTGAGGTGGCGGGTTCCCTCATAATGGTGCTTGATGAGAATAGCCGCGTGAAACTCATAAACAGCAGGGGACTTGAAATCCTTGAATGTAAGCGTGGAGACGTTGAGGGTAAAAACTGGTTCATGGTCTTCGTACCCCCGGAGGATCGAAATTGGCGCGAGGGACTCTACAAAAAGAAGATCAGCTCCGGTGAGGGCGGCTACTATCTGACAGGGAACATAATAACATGTAAGGGTAATAGGAAGACCGTCGCATGGCACGTCAGGTTCCTCAGGGAAAACGGGGAGTTCATGGGGAGTATAATCTCAGGGGAGGATATAACGGAGGTAGAGAGGACCAGGAAGGCCCTTGAGATGAGTGAGAAGAGATACAGGGAGATATTCGAACTGGCGCCGAGCCCGATAATCTCACTGGAAGATGACCTCACCATAAGGGACTGTAACAACCGGACGGAATCCGTTCTGGGCTACCGGAAGGATGATTTGGAGGGAAGAGACCTCAGGGAACTTATACACCCTGAAGACTCAGGGGAGGATGTCGAGGGGATCCGGCGCCTCATCAAAGCCGATGGTGATGTCATATACGGGAACCTCAAGCTCACACATGCCGGGGATGAACTGATCCTCATAGTGGAGGACCAGACAGATACAATCAGGTCCCTCAGGGAGAAGGAGCTGCTCCTCAGGGAGATACACCACCGCGTCAAGAACAACCTCCAGATAATATCAAGCCTCCTGAGTATACAGGAGCGTAAGCTTGAATCAGAGGAACTCTCAAGGCTCCTCAGGGAGAGCCGTGACCGTATAAGATCAATTGCCCTTGTCCATGAGCATCTCTACAGATCAACAGACCTCACAACCATAAGGATAAGTGACTACCTCCTGAATCTCATCTCAAAGATAAGCCAGGGGCAGGTTGAGAAGGGTTCTCTCAGGATCAGGACAGATATAGATGACATTGAATTCAACCTTGAGACGAGCCTCCCCATTGGACTCATAGTCAATGAGCTTGTCAGCAATTCACTGAAGCACTCCGGTGCAGAGAACATCACCGTGGCATTAAAGGGGGTTGATGGGATGTTTGAACTCGTAGTCTCAGATGATGGGGTTGGTGTCGAGTCACCTGATGCGCTGGAAAAGGCAGGTAGCATGGGATGGCACCTTGTAAATGCTCTTGCGAATCAGCTTGATGCTGAAATGAAAGTTGAAGCAAAGAAGGGCTTAACCGTCACCCTGAGGTTCAGGGAGCTTGGATACATAAAAAGGTACTGA
- a CDS encoding magnesium transporter, which produces MKFHVTDRIPSATPEMRPADVLSHIRENSGEYDSIDYVYVLEDGKLRGVVSMRELLSSDGRLGDFMQRNIISLNPEDDPSDIPYLALSHGIKAIPVVDHEGRFMGVVTHDEIIRILKVEADRDILHFGGVFHRVIDRDPGAMNMVRSRVPWLIVGVIGGTITAALIGSFEDLLSEFIALASFIPIMVYMSDAVGTQSEALIIRKIAVDPAMSPLLYIKREVMVAAGIGTLSSAFAGLMAGLSRMNPSLGLIVFISMFFSVLAAVFISTASPIIFRRLGFDPAVATGPLATILSDFTTTLIYLTVASSLL; this is translated from the coding sequence ATGAAATTTCATGTAACAGATAGGATCCCATCAGCAACCCCTGAGATGCGCCCCGCTGATGTCCTGAGCCATATAAGGGAAAATAGTGGGGAATATGACAGCATAGACTACGTCTACGTGCTTGAGGATGGTAAACTCAGAGGTGTTGTCTCCATGAGAGAACTGCTATCCAGTGATGGGAGGCTGGGGGACTTCATGCAGAGGAATATAATATCCTTAAACCCTGAAGATGACCCCTCCGATATACCCTACCTTGCACTTTCACATGGAATTAAGGCCATCCCTGTGGTTGACCATGAAGGGAGATTCATGGGAGTGGTGACCCATGATGAGATCATAAGGATACTGAAGGTGGAGGCCGACCGGGACATCCTCCACTTCGGGGGAGTATTCCACAGGGTCATCGACCGGGACCCCGGGGCGATGAACATGGTCAGGTCAAGGGTCCCATGGCTCATTGTGGGGGTCATAGGGGGTACCATCACAGCAGCCCTCATAGGAAGCTTTGAGGATCTCCTATCAGAGTTCATAGCACTGGCATCATTCATACCCATAATGGTGTACATGAGTGATGCTGTTGGAACCCAGTCAGAGGCCCTCATAATACGTAAAATCGCCGTGGACCCGGCGATGAGTCCCCTCCTCTATATAAAAAGGGAGGTTATGGTGGCTGCAGGGATAGGAACCCTTTCGTCTGCATTTGCAGGTTTAATGGCGGGTTTATCAAGGATGAACCCATCACTGGGTTTAATCGTCTTCATATCCATGTTCTTCAGCGTCCTTGCAGCTGTCTTCATATCCACCGCATCCCCAATCATATTCAGGAGGCTCGGGTTTGACCCGGCGGTTGCAACCGGCCCCCTTGCAACCATACTCAGTGACTTCACAACAACACTGATATACCTGACCGTTGCATCATCACTACTATAG
- a CDS encoding sulfurtransferase has protein sequence MEPYGGGDGRVRWVTPEWLMENLEKVAIIDCQPNIHDYILEHIPGAVYLNEGLFREPRGIAPAMYIPWDAAESIFRQAGVENKPTVVYTGTGGFKGWGDGLEQTMVAYSLARFGHEEVLVLNGGLAEWKNAGGEVTKVFPEVRESEFSVKVQGDFYIEYPDFRRIKDDDDVLVLDARPPEVYEGQGPWIKPGHIPGAVNLPWASLMDDENKTLLKPEDEIRELLDSVGATPDKKIICSCGTGREATNEFLLFRWYLGYPDVKIYEGSFTEWTQIEDNPTVTGPNPY, from the coding sequence ATGGAACCATATGGTGGGGGAGATGGCCGTGTAAGGTGGGTGACACCTGAATGGCTCATGGAGAACCTGGAAAAGGTTGCCATAATCGACTGCCAGCCCAACATCCACGACTACATACTCGAACACATACCCGGGGCGGTATACCTCAACGAGGGCCTCTTCAGGGAGCCCAGGGGTATTGCACCTGCAATGTACATCCCATGGGATGCCGCAGAATCCATATTCCGGCAGGCTGGAGTTGAGAACAAACCGACAGTTGTATACACCGGCACCGGCGGATTTAAGGGCTGGGGTGATGGACTTGAGCAGACCATGGTGGCATACAGTCTTGCAAGGTTCGGACATGAAGAGGTCCTTGTACTGAACGGGGGACTTGCAGAGTGGAAGAACGCCGGGGGAGAGGTTACAAAGGTCTTCCCTGAGGTCAGAGAATCAGAATTTTCTGTTAAAGTGCAGGGAGACTTCTACATAGAGTACCCTGACTTCAGGAGGATAAAGGATGATGATGACGTCCTGGTACTTGATGCAAGACCCCCTGAAGTCTATGAGGGTCAGGGACCCTGGATAAAACCCGGGCACATCCCTGGAGCTGTTAATCTCCCATGGGCCAGCCTCATGGATGATGAAAATAAGACCCTCCTTAAACCAGAGGACGAGATAAGGGAACTCCTGGACTCTGTGGGTGCAACTCCCGATAAGAAAATCATATGCAGCTGTGGAACCGGAAGGGAGGCAACCAACGAGTTCCTGCTCTTCAGATGGTACCTTGGATATCCCGATGTGAAAATATATGAGGGATCATTCACAGAGTGGACCCAGATAGAGGACAACCCAACGGTAACGGGTCCAAACCCATACTGA
- a CDS encoding CPBP family intramembrane glutamic endopeptidase — MISAGFTFPEPIQSFLRSPYNPAAFGPTLAAIILTYRYGGRDELVAFLRRGIKRDFPRIWWAIILLLFPVITALALYLGVLWGDPQPFLYWNSNPLLVPIVFLYIFFLGGPLQEEFGWRGYALPRLQERYAPIYAAIMVGIIWGLWHIPLFFIQGSIQSQVPFWSFMILIISASVIYTWVYNSTGSILAAMIIHTTGNLSYFLFPVQSTIAGGVFLMILNVSAALGVLLFAGSELKTDFS, encoded by the coding sequence ATGATCTCTGCAGGTTTCACATTCCCTGAACCCATCCAGTCCTTTCTCAGGAGCCCCTACAACCCTGCGGCATTCGGGCCAACTCTTGCTGCTATTATACTGACCTACAGGTACGGGGGGAGGGATGAGCTTGTTGCATTCCTGAGAAGGGGGATTAAACGTGATTTCCCCAGGATATGGTGGGCCATAATTTTACTGCTTTTCCCGGTCATTACAGCTCTTGCACTCTATCTGGGAGTCCTCTGGGGCGATCCACAGCCCTTCCTCTACTGGAACTCAAATCCACTGCTGGTTCCTATTGTATTCCTCTACATCTTCTTCCTTGGAGGTCCACTGCAGGAGGAATTCGGCTGGAGGGGCTATGCCCTTCCACGGCTTCAGGAGAGGTATGCCCCCATCTACGCTGCCATAATGGTGGGGATAATCTGGGGCCTCTGGCACATACCGCTGTTCTTCATACAGGGCAGTATCCAGTCACAGGTGCCCTTCTGGAGCTTCATGATCCTCATAATATCTGCCTCGGTGATATACACATGGGTTTACAATTCAACCGGGAGCATACTGGCCGCCATGATAATCCATACAACAGGTAACCTCTCCTATTTCCTCTTCCCTGTCCAGTCAACGATCGCAGGGGGAGTGTTCCTCATGATACTCAATGTGTCTGCAGCTCTTGGAGTGCTCCTCTTTGCAGGATCCGAGCTTAAAACAGATTTCAGTTAA
- a CDS encoding DUF2953 domain-containing protein: MVEAKPRPLREVLLLGLKARWCIMDLIGALLSSITIRRARISVSVGLGEASDTAIITGYLWAISALTSSLRNIEINAAPDFFSGDVNGNFELELSLRPLKPVLVFIMLLLKRPFREFVLGLREFS, translated from the coding sequence ATGGTTGAAGCGAAGCCCAGGCCATTGAGAGAGGTTTTACTGTTGGGGTTAAAGGCCAGATGGTGTATAATGGATCTCATCGGTGCCCTGCTGTCATCCATCACCATAAGGAGGGCTAGGATAAGTGTTTCAGTGGGCCTTGGGGAGGCTTCAGATACCGCAATCATAACAGGATACTTATGGGCCATTTCAGCATTAACGTCATCTTTAAGGAATATTGAAATAAATGCGGCCCCTGATTTCTTCAGTGGGGATGTGAATGGAAACTTTGAACTTGAACTGAGTTTAAGACCCCTGAAACCTGTTCTGGTGTTTATCATGCTTCTTTTAAAGAGACCCTTCAGGGAATTTGTTCTGGGACTAAGGGAATTTTCATGA
- a CDS encoding GerW family sporulation protein: protein MKIEEPIKTTVEELRSLLDVKNLVGEAIETEDKVLIPLMKMGVGFGVGMGEGTSSESEGGSGSGAGAAAGAEPVAVIVLLRGVKGPMV from the coding sequence ATGAAAATTGAGGAACCAATTAAAACAACCGTTGAGGAGCTCCGCAGTCTCCTGGACGTTAAGAACCTTGTGGGTGAGGCCATCGAGACGGAGGATAAGGTGCTGATACCCCTCATGAAGATGGGGGTTGGCTTTGGGGTTGGTATGGGTGAGGGGACCTCCTCAGAGTCTGAGGGAGGCTCTGGAAGCGGGGCAGGTGCGGCTGCAGGAGCCGAGCCCGTTGCGGTGATAGTCCTTCTCAGGGGAGTTAAAGGCCCGATGGTGTGA
- a CDS encoding CARDB domain-containing protein: MKTVILIAVILIAGVSAGVYILTATDGNDKTEVKNLNGKNQTTGTARIVATQRGPETARPGSNITVTCKIKNEGKGPAKNVKVLSQDFERSFDVIEAGEEVEFQVQIYIPTEEEVKEDFGENATLSNPFFIGGFSVTYTDLSGKHSLNSNSLEIPLQI; the protein is encoded by the coding sequence ATGAAAACAGTGATTTTAATTGCGGTGATTCTCATTGCTGGAGTATCAGCAGGAGTCTACATTCTCACCGCAACAGATGGTAACGATAAAACGGAAGTGAAAAATTTAAACGGGAAAAATCAGACCACAGGCACGGCCAGGATTGTAGCAACCCAGAGGGGTCCTGAAACTGCAAGGCCCGGCTCAAATATTACAGTGACGTGTAAGATAAAAAATGAGGGTAAAGGACCGGCTAAAAACGTTAAGGTATTGTCTCAGGACTTTGAAAGGTCCTTTGATGTCATAGAAGCGGGTGAAGAGGTGGAGTTTCAGGTCCAGATATACATACCGACCGAGGAGGAGGTTAAGGAGGACTTCGGGGAAAACGCCACACTATCGAACCCATTCTTCATAGGTGGTTTCAGCGTCACCTACACTGATTTAAGTGGAAAACACAGTTTAAATTCCAATTCTCTGGAGATACCCCTCCAGATCTAA
- a CDS encoding GyrI-like domain-containing protein has translation MEITEKMVEGVRVAYMDCRGSYGRIPRYIAEVAEWVMGNGLQMTGRVYGTYYNSPEDVSEEDLVYEIGVSIAGEAEPSEKIKIKDLPAHRVLATLHEGPYSEVGPAIHALIDHATENGYEIAGPITEVYLNSPLEVDESELLTEVQLPVRRPD, from the coding sequence ATGGAGATAACTGAGAAGATGGTTGAGGGGGTTCGTGTTGCCTATATGGACTGCAGGGGTAGCTATGGCCGTATACCCCGGTACATTGCTGAAGTTGCAGAGTGGGTCATGGGGAACGGGCTGCAGATGACGGGACGTGTATACGGGACCTACTACAACAGTCCAGAGGATGTCAGTGAGGAGGACCTCGTCTATGAGATAGGTGTCTCCATTGCAGGTGAGGCGGAGCCCTCTGAAAAAATTAAGATAAAGGATTTACCTGCTCACAGGGTCCTTGCAACGCTTCATGAGGGACCATACAGTGAGGTTGGCCCTGCCATCCATGCTCTCATCGATCATGCCACTGAAAATGGCTATGAAATTGCAGGTCCCATAACCGAGGTCTACCTCAACAGTCCACTGGAGGTGGATGAATCTGAACTTCTCACGGAGGTTCAACTCCCCGTCAGAAGACCTGATTGA
- a CDS encoding EamA family transporter, with protein sequence MNYLVFALLAALMFGLAPVFSKIGLEGVNPGIALTIRTSVITMVMLVWVMLSGGLDALSDVDPRGWFFLALDGISAALLGQLFYYYALKSGEASIVVPVVAAFPVFTLIVAAFLLGERVTVAKAIGLLMVVGGVVLIRI encoded by the coding sequence TTGAACTACCTTGTTTTCGCGCTCCTTGCAGCGTTGATGTTTGGTCTGGCCCCAGTTTTCAGCAAAATAGGACTTGAAGGCGTTAACCCTGGGATCGCCCTTACAATAAGAACTTCTGTCATAACCATGGTCATGCTCGTATGGGTCATGTTAAGCGGTGGACTGGATGCTCTCTCAGATGTGGATCCGAGGGGATGGTTCTTCCTGGCACTGGATGGTATATCAGCAGCCCTTCTGGGGCAGCTATTCTATTATTATGCGCTAAAATCAGGGGAGGCTTCAATAGTTGTACCTGTGGTTGCGGCCTTCCCGGTGTTCACACTGATAGTTGCGGCATTTCTTCTGGGTGAGAGGGTAACGGTGGCAAAGGCCATCGGGTTGCTCATGGTGGTTGGGGGTGTGGTGCTTATCAGGATCTGA